In Halomonas qaidamensis, the genomic stretch GGCATCACGTGGGTCGGCACGCAGGCGCTCACCATTTTGATAACGCTCGTATGCCTCTTTGACTTTGCTGTGGCTAATGAATTTGCGCCAAAAACTCTTGCCACACATGGCGGTTGCGCCAGTGAAAGAAAGCCCGCCAAGCCCCTCCTCTATTTTTTCGAGGATGTCGAGGCATTTCCCCTGCATATCAGTTCCTGCGGTAGCAAGGGCCATAACTACGCTTTTTTCAGTAATCCCAAACACTTGATACAAATCATAAATGACTGTCGTGCCGTCAGAGTCCAGCACCTTACCTTGCATGGCACCAATGCGGTGATATTCGTGGGTAATGTCGATAAAGCGCGCCATCTTCGCTAGGCGGCGATTGACCACCGACTGCACTGCCTTCATCGAGTCTTCACTACCAAATTCCCGCACGTTCTGCACTTCATCCGCTAGTACTGTGGCAGTCGTCGGCAAGTGGGCGGTGGTGAATGTAAACCCAGAGCGCTTATCGCCACCGATTACCGTGCCCGGCGCGCCACGGGATTTATTCTCAACCAAGCCCAATTTTTCACCGTCCTTTTCAATCAGCACGCTGGTGGTGCTAACTCCGGCGGGTTCA encodes the following:
- a CDS encoding major capsid protein, which encodes MPGVFDSDIFTMVSLTAAINDVEYLPNQIGSLGLFEPAGVSTTSVLIEKDGEKLGLVENKSRGAPGTVIGGDKRSGFTFTTAHLPTTATVLADEVQNVREFGSEDSMKAVQSVVNRRLAKMARFIDITHEYHRIGAMQGKVLDSDGTTVIYDLYQVFGITEKSVVMALATAGTDMQGKCLDILEKIEEGLGGLSFTGATAMCGKSFWRKFISHSKVKEAYERYQNGERLRADPRDAFYFGGIYWERYRGGGKVKIPDDQARVVPLGVMDLFISRFAPAPYGSTVNTLGLPFYASSDMLPHDKGVELEAQSNPAHLCTRPQACIKLTE